The genomic region TACTGCTGACGCAGGATAAAAAATGCTTCTTGAAGGTATGCGATTTCTTATAATTCATAGTGAATTCTTATCATTCATAGTTCATAATGTGGTTCATTAAAAGCATCTTGGAATGAAaatataatgattattaatacattttcatgGGACCcagaatttttgtttgttttatgtttaagcATATTATGAATCTTATCTATGGCCTTATCATGTGTAATGCAGAAAGTCCATTTCTCCCCATGATGGCCTGACTCTTTTAACTATCTTTTGCAGGCATTGTCACAGACGGAGGGCCTGTGGCGGAAATCGCTCACTGTTTGGGTGAATGTGGGGGGACTGCATGCTGGCGTTTATGTTCTCAAAAGAACAGCAGTAGTTTTTGGCACCACTTCTGAAGATGTAATGGAACCTCATACAGCAACAGGATCACAAAAAGAGAAAATGAAGGATGCAAGTCAGTGAGAAGCCTGACAGACAAATTAGCAGATGCCTTTGTGTTCCTCGTATTTTGTGACAATAACATGCCAAAGTTTGTCTTTCCTGTCTTTTTTCTTGATTAGTTATTATTTAAGATAAATCTCTGGCTATCCTGTTTCCAAGATAATAAAATGTTTATGTTCAAATCGAGGTATGATTTATTTCTTTGGGAAAAGACAATTTTCCTAATTTGTTCACTCTGCATTAGACCTGCCATATTTGTCTTtattgctttaaatgcaaagcgatgtttacatttttagagTGTAAGCAGAGAGGTACATAGTCATCTAATACAGTGGTTCTTAACTCCAGTCCTCAGggccctgctctgcacattttgtatgtcttcctcttTTATCAGCTTGTTAGGAGAAAGAtctatgaactgaactgagtgtgccAGATTCAGAAAGGTGTTGAGAACCATTGATCTAATACATCGTACACATACACATGGTTGAGTGAGCCAAATAAGTCCAAGCAATCAAAgcataaatgctttattaataaTGTGAAAGCTTTTCCAGATCAagacataataaatataaattcccATCCCTTGAAAATTTTCAAATGACAAAAGGATATCACTGGGAAACACACCAATTCAAATTCACTTGATTAATTGTTCAAGTGAAATGTACCGTTATCAAACTAAGTGTGGTTGGACAGGGCAAGAacaaaattaaatgttatttcatTTAGTGAATGACTTGTAAAACATAAATGCCTCATCTAGTAGGTGTCCGTTTTTAGGAGTGCTAAAAGTGCAAGCATTATCTGGGCTGTTTTAGCACCTGCTTTACTAAATAATTATGCATTGTTCTGCATACTTGATGTGTTTTCTCTTAAGAGAATGTTTTACTAAAAGACTGCACTTTCATAATCAAATATAGATGTGTGAAGTAATCCCTATTAATGTACATACATTTTAATCCTGTGATTGCATTCAGACATTGCTTTTTCACTTTCCCACGAAAAAAAGCTCTTCATCTAGCACTGTTCTGAATGCATGCAGGATTCCATGCTATTTCTGTGGCAAGAATGACAAAGATTTGTATAGCAGAAACCTAACCTAACAGAAATGACTTGTCAAACTATCTTAAAGGCTTGTAAACTAGCTAGCAGTAATGAACACATTGGCAGGTTATGTGACATGTGGTGCATTGATCATTTAACTGTCATTTGCAACATCTGTTTTTGGAGTGAAGGAAAAATAACGTAAACTACTCCTAGCTGGTTTGCTTGTATCAGATTAAACCAGGtaaaaccagcaaaccagtttaGGCTAGGGTTTTACCAGTAGGGCTCTTCAGATGTGCCTCTTTAGTCTACTGAAATCCCCAAAATAAACTCTTATAAATTCTAAAACAAAATAGAGCATCAAACACTAACAATCGTGTAGGTTTTATTCATATGATTTTCAatttgaaacgaaataagcagatGGCAGAAATCAATCACCGTCaaggggttggtgttgtggacttttgctCTGCCTCCCTCATTTcgtgcaccagtacgaaagtccacaacaccaaccccctgacggtgattggttggaacactgtttgtttttctgtggaatggttggtagcaccaATTGTTTTTTGgtatatctcggaccctaggctgaccactgaccacagagacgcgtttttttaatCGCTGATACAGTCTTTAATTATTTCTTGAAAAATGTGTTAGGTATGGCGTAATCTCTATACCGGCCTATCAGGATAGGGCACTCATATGTGAAGGGCGGAGCTTTCATGAGCCGCTGCTACAGGGACACCAAGATGGAAATCCAGGGGCTTACTGACACCAAAAACACTCAGTACCAACATGGCGTCTCGCTCCATACGACATTCTCTCAGCAGACAACAGCTTCTGGGATTCATGCGAGAACACGTCTAACTGATAATGCGATCTCTGGTCTTTCGGGATCGCTGGGTTTAGAAAGCGACGCCAACAACAACCGGGCCAGATCCTCACCGCTTCGAGTTGCGGAAAATGGCAACGGCTGCGTTCTGTCTCTTCAAAACAACCATGATAAGAAATATGATGTTCAGTCCGCAGATGCAGAACTCGGTGACGTGAATGCGTCTAAACAAAAGGTATTTAATGAATTAGAGTTGCTGCCTTCCGAGTTTGAGAGGGCAGATGAGCATGATGACAGTGATCTGCAAATGGCGCTTCCTCTTTTGGACACAGAGAGCTGTGAACAAAGACACACGACAGAGAGAATTCTAAGCAACACCTCTACCTCTTCAAGCAAGAGCCCAGAGGAACTGTACGTTGTTTTTAACATAGTGCATAAAGATGATGACAGCAAAGAACGACAAATGAGCTTTCAATACAAGGCTGAAGAGAATGGATCATCATCACCCAAGTCAAAGACTCTCAGTTCCACAATAGATTCAGATGAAAACTTCAACAGAACATCAAAATCAGGACATTTGTCAAGCCACAGTAATTTAAATTCCAGATCTGAGACGACAGACCAAAATGTTAGACATGAAATCTGTCTTGTGGCAGAGAATAGAGACCCAATATTATCAGAAGACTATGCTGGGAGCAGTCAAGGGCCAAAAGTCTCTACTGTAGAAATGCTCTGCAATAATTTAGTTGAACATTCAACAGAAGAACTGATGCAATGTATCACAAAAAATAATAGCCCTGCATTTGTACCAGAGAACAGGGTTGCAACTGAAATGGCTGAAATGAATATCATGGATTATGCAAATCAAGAGTCCAGCAGCAATGGGGACTGTGGTCCTGATGGGACTCCAATACCTGTGCATGAAACCTTCTCTGGGACCATCATGATTAACAATCAGAGTATCATTGTTACGATTGAAAATGGAATTTTGACCCTAGCCACCCCACCGGAGGGCTATGCTTACAAGGAGGACGGTATGataagtttaaaagaacatttgGGAATGAAAGACAATGAAGACCTTGTGTTGCTCAATTATGATGGGGGAAGTAAGTCCATTGGGAAAATTAGCAATGTTACCTCAAGTCTACAAGATGAGCCTAAAGCCACATTCGCTGGCAGTGATTCAGAGTTGACTCTAGCTGATGACTGTTCGCTATCAGAAATAGGTGTTACTTTCGACTCTTGCTCATCAATTAAGCAAGAAGAAAGAACCATTTGTACTATAGAAGATGTTAATAGTATTTGCCAAAATTCAAATAGCAAACCAATTACTTGTGAAGAACTACAGCCAATAAACTTATTAACGGTGTCAGGTTTGACGAAGAAAGGCTCAGTAGTAAAGTATAGATGTCCCCAACCAGGCTGTTCCAGCACCTTTGATACCCGGCAGAATCTCAAAATCCACTTGGTTCTACACACAGAGGACCAACGTCCCTTTAAGTGCACAGTGGAGGGCTGTGATTGGTCCTTCACAACATCATACAAGCTAAAACGCCACCTGCAGTCTCATGACAAAGTGCGGCCTTACAAATGTGAATGGGAAAACTGTGGTCGCCGTTTCACCACGGTCTACAATCTTAAAGCTCATGTTAAAGCACATGACCAGGAAAATGCATTTATCTGTGAAGTATGCAGTGAGAGGTTTCGCACCGCCACGAGACTCACTAATCATCAAAGAACACACTTTGAACCAGAGAGACCACATAAGTGTGAGTTCCCAGGTGAGTTGAATTTATATCTTAACAAATTTTCTAAGCCAAAGTTGACAATAAGCAATATTGCAGATAGTAATACCCACCCTGATAGTGGTGTTTCTGTGCCTCCTCAGGATGTGAGAAGACCTTCATCACTTTCAGTGCCCTGTTCTCCCACAACAGAACTCACTTCAGAGAAATGGCTCAGTTCACCTGCACCTATCCTGGCTGTGACAAGCGATATGACAAGGCCTGTCGGCTCAAAATACACCTCCGTAGTCACACAGGTGAACAAATAAGCAGATACTTGGAATAAAGCAATATTGCTTCAGTTTTCTAACATTGACCTCTCATTTTTTTTCTTCCCAGGTGAAAGACCGTTTGTTTGTGATTCTGAATCCTGCGGTTGGACCTTCACAAGCATGTCCAAATTACTCAGGCACAAACGGTAAGAAGCAGACGTTTGTCCCACACATGCATGCACGTTCACTGTAATTCCCTATTACTCCATTCCTACaagtttttttgtaattataaataatgtggtttaacatatttttttataaaagccCACCACAAGTAACAGTAACATTGTGCCCTGAGTACTTGAAAGTTTCTTATTTCAAGTCATAAGCCATAGCCACATGAACAGCACACTGTCATATAGCCAGCAGTGCTTGGGGTGACCTAAGTTTGAGTCCCATCTTGTAGTCTTTTCCTTGTACCACTCCCCTCTCCTTTTGCTTCCTGTCTTTTTCTATTCTCTCAAAATAAAgaccaaaaatataaattttcaatTGATCTTCATTTACAGGAAGCATGATGATGACAGGCGGTTTGCATGTCCAGAGGAAGGATGCGGGAAATCCTTTACGCGGGCCGAGCACCTGAAGGGCCACAGTATCACACACCTGGGTACCAAGCCATTTGAATGCCCTGTAGAAGGTCAGTATTTAAGTACAGAAACTGACTGCTTTTAATGAGCTAGTGCTTACGAATACATATGATTTGTGTAACTGCAGCagttggttcacccaaaaatataaattctgtcattaattactcaccctcatgtcgttccaaacctgtaagacctcagttcatcttcagaacacaaactaagatacttttgatgaaatgcgagagctttctgaccttccatagacagcaagggtccttccacatcCAGAAAGGTACCCAGAACATAGTCAAATtagtccatgcgacatcagtggtttaactgtaattttataaagctacaagaatactttttgtgtaaaaaaaaaaaaagtaaaataatgattttactCAATTCTTCTCTGCGTCACCCTAGTGCCATATTGGAGAGTGCATAACGTAAACAAGGCGTGGTGCACACTTGTTCTgtcaaaagcattttatttttattttacttttttgcgcacaaaatgtattctcatagCCTCATAAAATTACAGACTATTTTGACTATGTTCTGGgtgcctttctggaccttgaatgcgAAAGGAACCTTGCTGTCtaaggagggtcagaaagctcacggatttcatcaaaagtatctttgtgttccgaagatgaacaaaggaatTACGGGTTTGGGActtcatgagggtgagtaattaacaacagaattttcctttttgagtgaactatctctttaagatttGGGCTTAGGGTCACATGTTTTTCATTGCCagttaaaggaaaaaaaaacttttaatttggTTTCTTCAGAATTTGCAGGTTTGGTGCAAAACAGTGACAGTTTGGCCTTAGTTTATCAGCTAAAaagatttgttttgtattgtacaGTGGGTTTGAGTCATTTATAATCTTTTTTCAGATTCTCTATCACTTTTTATATATAATGGTAGTATTAAGGTGCCTACCATCAATGTTTTTCAGACCACTATTTCAGATTGAATTAATCATTTTGTATGTGAATATACAGGTTGCAATGCAAAGTTTTCAGCTCGGAGTAGTCTCTACATCCATTCTAAGAAGCACAAGCAGGATGGAGTCAGTCTGAGGAGTCGTTGTCCTGTTGCCGGTTGCACCAAACACTTCTCATCACGCAGCAGTCTCAAGACACACATGCTTAAACACCACAACCTCAGCCCAGGTACGCACACACAACTAAAGTTTTATATTATGTAGTAAGACATTAGGCTTTAGGCATTAGGCTCTTGTTCATTTTAACAGATGTTTAGTAGAACATCCATGCTGCTCAATCACATAGAGCAAAGTAAAAATGACTGCACTTTTATTGTATAGTAATAAGCAGAATAAATATTGTAGAACctctttttttgtgttttgtagaAGAAAATCAGTTTAGTATGTCTTTAGTTTGAGCTTACTGGAAAGTCATTCTGGTAATTTCTCTTGACATAAATCTAGTGCTGGGTTTTattttagcatatatttagcatgtTCTGTCATGCTGAATATCTTCTGTTCTTCTTTTTGCAGATGTGTTAAGTCAGTTGGACGACACAGCCACTCTCACCCCTAGCAGTGAGCTGGCAAGCACTTCGCAGGCTGTCAGTGCTCCATCAGGACCTGCCGGAGCAGAACTCAGCAGTCTGGACTTGTCTTCTCTGTTCTCCAGCATCCCTGCATGTCCTGGGACCACTGCTGTCTCTGTAGGGAGTGAAGGCAGTACTGGGGAAGGATCCTTCTCCATGGACATGCCCCTGGTTAACACCGGAATCCTCACAATAGATCCAGCATCAGTCACCTCGGCCCTTAATGGGGCAAAAACTGTGGATCCTCTCATTTTAACAGCTGGACAAGATATGGGTGTACATGTATTAGACACAGGATTGGGTGCCGGAGGAGGTGGAGGGGTTTTGCCCCATGCCACGTTGCATTTGGATGATGTGCAAACAGTCAATCCAGAAGAGCTGGGAACTCTAACTGCTCTGGCTATTCGAAGTACTGCATCTTCAGAACAACTCCACACTCTGAATCCCTGCAATCCCTTGACTGTGGAATCACCATCTACTCTCACGCAATCTCTTTCTTCATCGCTCACTCAGTCTCTTTCCTCACTGACGTCGGCTCTTCAGCCAGCCCTCAGTTCCTCTTTAGTTCCTTCTCTCTCCGCCCCACTCTCCTCCATGGCTCTGGCAGCAACCCCTGTACCAGAATTACTCTCTGCGCAGGGAAAGGCTGACCTGCCAGGCAGTGAGACAGAGGTCGGGCCCTTGTTGGCTCAGCCAGATGCCAGTAAGGGGATGTGTCAGTTTGTGTTCCCCAGCCACAGTGGATCCTACAGTGGACAGAAAATAACAGAGTTGCCCTCAGTCACTCCCTGCCCCGTTATGGTTAGTAGTACAGTTGATCTTGAACTTTCTGAAACTGATAGCtctaaaatagaattaaaaaataGCTTTATATTTGTCTAAATATTTGTTCTTCAGTACTTGAATTAGACCTAGAAGTTTAAATGCGTTCTGTTGTTCTTCCGTTAGGAGAGCAGTGGATCAGCACGCACAGACTACAGGGCAATTCAGCTCGCCAAAAGGAGGAAACAGAAAGGTCCAGGCTCTTCCACATGTGCCTCAGAGAATGGCCAAAGAAAGACTAAAGGATCAAAGGGCACCAGCTCTGCTCTGCCGACTACTTCAGGTGCTCATTTCGGAGAAGGAGCTGCTACAGGAAATAGTGAGCTACCCATCCGGGATCCGGTGGCAGGTGCACAATTTGTACAGATTCAGCTGCTGCAGGTGAGATGAGAATTTGAGAAAAGATgtgaaaattcaaaatttatttcaGTACATTGATTTGAGTGTATTTTTGTAGGATGACCCTGCTGCTGATGGAGACTTGGCTTTCCAGTTGAGTTCACAGACCTCGTGTTCACACTCTCAGCTCACTGTGGATCTGCCTGTCAACATCCTACAGGTTCATGTTACTATTCCTCATAATCATTGTGAATTTGGTAATTGTTAGTTTTACATCGTATACTTTAAACTAATCTAAATATTATCACTTGTAGGAACCTACAGTTATGGCCGAAGATGAAAATGGGTCTGATAACTCCCAATTCACTGGGAGCACCATCAACCTGCAGGACTTGGAATGATGCTACAGGAAAGACCGTCTACTCAAAGACCGTCCTTGTCTCtcgttctctctctttctcagctgATCTTACACCTTTTTTCAGTGCCTCCACTGATTTTATCATTATCGTCTTAAAGAAAAAACATTGCATTCATGTTTAATACATGAAGTCAGAGTAGTACTTTTTCTCATACAGAAAGCTAATTTGACCAAAAACAAAGCACAtttagttttctgtttaattttgatCATGTGACTTGCTTGATAAATGCTTGATTTTTCAAAAGTCTGTATTTCAGTATAATGATTTGTGAGCACACAGAAGATAAATGGCAGTGAACATCATTACTGATCTGTCTCTTAACTAGAATAAATACTATTGGTCTATGAAAACATAACTGTTTATGTCATGATTGTCATGAACTGTTTATATCTAGTCTGATTTAACCTTAACTTATTTGCCTGATTCACCGCTATAAAAGTTGTTTTGATGCCTATTTTTGTATGGCTTTGTAAAGTGCAGATATAGTTATGTTTCATGTTTGTGAAAAAGAAGTTTGTTCTACTTTTTATAAAATGATGCtgttgaaatgtatttattaggtTTGGTTTACTTCAGATCAGGTtaataaaattttacatttaaatcacACTTATGGCTCCAGTTTGTGTCAGCAAataattccttttttttattatttaacaagATTTTGCATGTTCATATTTCATACATTCGTTCATGTTCTTAtccttaaaaaataaacattttaattgcaAAAACAAGAAATTAAAATATGCTTGATGTTGCCTACTGGCTACACAAATAAATTTGTAATTATATTCAGGCAATTATCAACATGTTCATTTTAACTCAAGAAATACAGGAATTCTTCTTTTTCCCGGTCCGTAGCTTCAGTGTTTTTGTTTATCTGACGTTTGCGGACAGGAGGCTGAGAACGTGGCATCAGCTTCTTGACAGACTAAAAGAAAGCAGAAGACATGTTCTTACTTGTTTGAAAAGTAATATCATGTCAATGTCATTTAAAGTGATTATTTCATAAAAAGATATAATTTGAGAGAAAATCGCTTTATGTATTATGAAAGCATCCCCCCCATTGAAGAAGTTAATTGAAACTGCTATAATAAAGTTATCACTCATTCTGGATTTCACAAACCCAAACAGCTGTGATTACCGCATTAGAAATGCAGGTGTTGTTTGACTTGTCTGACTTGCTCTGATGTCATGCCAGGTAGTATTAAACTTTTTAAACCCTCATAAAATTGTGGAAAAACAAATATGTTCTTACAGTTTTCTTAATCTCAGTCTGAGAT from Garra rufa chromosome 12, GarRuf1.0, whole genome shotgun sequence harbors:
- the LOC141347258 gene encoding zinc finger protein ZXDC — translated: MEIQGLTDTKNTQYQHGVSLHTTFSQQTTASGIHARTRLTDNAISGLSGSLGLESDANNNRARSSPLRVAENGNGCVLSLQNNHDKKYDVQSADAELGDVNASKQKVFNELELLPSEFERADEHDDSDLQMALPLLDTESCEQRHTTERILSNTSTSSSKSPEELYVVFNIVHKDDDSKERQMSFQYKAEENGSSSPKSKTLSSTIDSDENFNRTSKSGHLSSHSNLNSRSETTDQNVRHEICLVAENRDPILSEDYAGSSQGPKVSTVEMLCNNLVEHSTEELMQCITKNNSPAFVPENRVATEMAEMNIMDYANQESSSNGDCGPDGTPIPVHETFSGTIMINNQSIIVTIENGILTLATPPEGYAYKEDGMISLKEHLGMKDNEDLVLLNYDGGSKSIGKISNVTSSLQDEPKATFAGSDSELTLADDCSLSEIGVTFDSCSSIKQEERTICTIEDVNSICQNSNSKPITCEELQPINLLTVSGLTKKGSVVKYRCPQPGCSSTFDTRQNLKIHLVLHTEDQRPFKCTVEGCDWSFTTSYKLKRHLQSHDKVRPYKCEWENCGRRFTTVYNLKAHVKAHDQENAFICEVCSERFRTATRLTNHQRTHFEPERPHKCEFPGCEKTFITFSALFSHNRTHFREMAQFTCTYPGCDKRYDKACRLKIHLRSHTGERPFVCDSESCGWTFTSMSKLLRHKRKHDDDRRFACPEEGCGKSFTRAEHLKGHSITHLGTKPFECPVEGCNAKFSARSSLYIHSKKHKQDGVSLRSRCPVAGCTKHFSSRSSLKTHMLKHHNLSPDVLSQLDDTATLTPSSELASTSQAVSAPSGPAGAELSSLDLSSLFSSIPACPGTTAVSVGSEGSTGEGSFSMDMPLVNTGILTIDPASVTSALNGAKTVDPLILTAGQDMGVHVLDTGLGAGGGGGVLPHATLHLDDVQTVNPEELGTLTALAIRSTASSEQLHTLNPCNPLTVESPSTLTQSLSSSLTQSLSSLTSALQPALSSSLVPSLSAPLSSMALAATPVPELLSAQGKADLPGSETEVGPLLAQPDASKGMCQFVFPSHSGSYSGQKITELPSVTPCPVMESSGSARTDYRAIQLAKRRKQKGPGSSTCASENGQRKTKGSKGTSSALPTTSGAHFGEGAATGNSELPIRDPVAGAQFVQIQLLQDDPAADGDLAFQLSSQTSCSHSQLTVDLPVNILQEPTVMAEDENGSDNSQFTGSTINLQDLE